The following coding sequences are from one Asterias amurensis chromosome 8, ASM3211899v1 window:
- the LOC139940787 gene encoding E3 SUMO-protein ligase ZBED1-like, with protein MLSQLDPEVKGDSDSDGETPGPSSSSSHSRSSAPNLVLKQKTSAAVWAHFGFVPDAGGKIPANENQAICRICHREVKVRQGSTSNLYTHLKANHPAKFSSVAPGAKSKQPQPSTSQQASRQSTIQQSFSKHTKYDRKSKIWTKYTDAVTFCIAKDMLPFTTVEKEGFRHLLHTIDARYELPSRKYFSRTAIPTKYNEVRARVAEEVRHAELFSATTDLWSGENLQPYLSYTVHFVDEKWALLSRCLQTSYMPENHTGENIASAMKGTLTAWGLREEKQICLTTDNGTNMIAAAEANKWTRLSCFGHNLNLAVTNSMKNDRRIDRAVAVCKNIVAAFSHSWNRRRDPVKEQAALNLPKHCLVTEVSTRWGSRHKMIGRFLEQRTAVQRVLMANRDTSQLVPRWQDIDVLEAVQKALAPVADFTDIISAENYVTVSSIVPLMHLLSTDIMAAKEDDVQLTKDIKTRIVEYMEGKYNDETGMATHVLLLHVTTLLDPRFKGEYSSDVLLPKAIDMVCLEVVSSIDHDEQQQEREALVEMEGDDQPRPHSPDPVTPPLKKRLTLGSLFKGRGNQRQERPAEETVKLQLEGYLAMPCIDSDDNPLQWWKDHERQFPTIGRIARKYLCICATSSSSERLFSTAGNVFTPTQLSLNPEKVDMLVFLAKNL; from the exons ATGCTAAGCCAACTAGATCCTGAGGTGAAGGGAGACTCAGATTCAGACGGTGAAACTCCCGGTCCATCTTCTAGCTCCAGTCACAGCCGATCAAGTGCTCCAAATCTCGTTTTGAAGCAAAAGACGTCAGCAGCAGTTTGGGCTCATTTTGGATTCGTTCCAGATGCTGGTGGAAAAATACCAGCCAACGAAAACCAGGCAATCTGCCGAATATGCCACCGTGAAGTAAAAGTACGACAAGGTAGCACTAGTAACCTCTACACTCACTTAAAGGCCAACCATCCAGCCAAGTTTAGTTCTGTAGCCCCCGGAGCAAAATCAAAACAGCCACAACCGTCAACATCTCAACAAGCATCCCGGCAATCCACCATCCAGCAGTCCTTCTCCAAGCACACTAAGTATGACCGCAAGAGCAAAATATGGACAAAATACACAGATGCGGTCACATTCTGCATTGCTAAAGATATGCTTCCCTTCACCACTGTTGAGAAGGAGGGGTTCAGGCACCTACTTCATACCATCGATGCCAGATACGAACTCCCAAGCCGTAAATATTTCAGCCGAACGGCAATACCGACGAAGTACAACGAGGTTCGGGCGAGAGTTGCCGAAGAAGTCAGGCATGCCGAATTATTTTCGGCAACCACCGATCTGTGGTCTGGAGAAAACCTGCAGCCGTACCTAAGCTACACTGTACATTTCGTGGACGAGAAGTGGGCTCTCCTTAGTAGGTGTCTCCAAACGTCATACATGCCCGAAAACCACACTGGTGAGAACATTGCGTCGGCCATGAAGGGCACTTTGACAGCATGGGGTTTAAGGGAAGAGAAACAAATTTGCCTCACTACGGATAATGGGACGAACATGATAGCAGCGGCTGAGGCCAATAAGTGGACCCGTCTTTCATGCTTTGGGCACAACCTCAACCTTGCAGTGACAAACTCCATGAAGAATGATAGAAGGATCGATCGTGCGGTGGCTGTATGTAAGAACATCGTCGCTGCTTTCTCCCACTCATGGAACAGAAGAAGGGACCCCGTGAAGGAACAGGCGGCCCTCAATCTCCCAAAGCACTGTCTAGTTACG gAAGTAAGTACACGATGGGGATCTCGGCACAAGATGATCGGCCGATTCTTGGAGCAGAGGACCGCTGTACAGCGTGTATTGATGGCTAATCGTGACACCTCTCAACTGGTCCCGAGGTGGCAAGATATAGACGTGTTGGAGGCGGTCCAGAAAGCCTTGGCACCCGTTGCCGATTTTACGGACATTATTTCAGCCGAGAACTATGTAACAGTGTCATCGATCGTTCCTCTTATGCACCTTCTGTCAACAGACATCATGGCAGCAAAAGAGGACGACGTCCAACTCACCAAAGACATAAAGACCCGGATCGTTGAATACATGGAGGGGAAATACAACGACGAGACGGGAATGGCAACCCATGTTCTCCTGCTCCACGTCACAACCCTACTGGATCCTAGATTCAAGGGGGAATACTCATCGGATGTTCTTTTGCCCAAGGCAATTGACATGGTTTGCCTTGAGGTCGTATCCAGTATAGACCATGATGAGCAGCAACAGGAGCGCGAGGCACTTGTGGAAATGGAAGGTGATGATCAACCCCGCCCCCACTCCCCAGACCCAGTCACCCCGCCCCTAAAGAAAAGATTGACTCTCGGGTCTCTTTTTAAAGGAAGAGGAAACCAGCGCCAGGAGAGACCGGCAGAGGAAACTGTAAAACTCCAGCTAGAAGGCTATCTTGCAATGCCATGTATTGATAGCGATGATAATCCCCTTCAGTGGTGGAAAGACCATGAGAGACAATTTCCAACAATAGGACGAATTGCCAGGAAGTACCTCTGTATTTGTGCGACTAGCTCGTCATCCGAGAGGCTGTTTAGCACGGCTGGGAATGTGTTTACACCCACCCAATTATCACTCAACCCTGAGAAGGTTGACATGCTGGTCTTCCTGGCGAAGAACTTGTAG